The following DNA comes from Seriola aureovittata isolate HTS-2021-v1 ecotype China chromosome 15, ASM2101889v1, whole genome shotgun sequence.
CATTAGTTATCCTAATTCGCTTGCCCACTGATACACAGCAGTTTCTGCCTGTGGCTTGTACATCTTACATATGTACTTTttctctttagctgctacaaGTATGAAGTGGATTGATGCCAAAATGAAAGTAAGTATTCTATTTGTTGTTTCACTGGTTCTCTCGCTGCACTGTACAATTTTTTGCCAAAAGGTGGCAGTGTTAACCCATTTAACCTACAGTGTTTGGGTTTAGAGAGGAACACAGGATAACactactctgtgtgtgtgtgtgtgtgtgtgtgtgtgtgtgtgtgtgtgtgtgtgtgtgtgtgtgtgtgtgtgtgtgtgtgtgtgtgtgtgtaggagctgGGAGTGACAGACAACCCCAACTACAAGATCACGTTCATGTTGGACAGTGCAGCCATGATCACAGTGCACACCCCTAAGAGAGGGGTCGTAGAGGTTGGTACACGCACATCTGCTGTGGTTACACACATTACTGatataaacaaatgtttcaCAGCAGAAAGAAAGTGTTTATTTCTAGATCTGGTTGTTTACCTTTTGGATTAGGGATTGAGCCTTTATCTGTGTTAGATTTGTTACAGCCTTTCATCTCTCCATGATGTGAGTGAGGACAAAACTAGGGAACAGGGGAAATGGGGTGACTTGTAATAACAGTATGAGGATGTATGTGGCACCATGTTTGCCAAGCAACTCTGTCAGTGCTGAGGGCCGACTCCCGCGTAAGGTGAAGAGTGACATGTGTGTTGCATGCTTCACCTATTTGTTTATGTTCTGGAGAGAACATTAGGGTGAAGTTCTGGTGGTGACGGATCAGTTTGAGAAAGGgccagacacacatgcacacacaggaataACATTTCTCACCATGGAGTTTTTGTCTGACGTTTGATGGCTCTGTTCCAGGTGAAGCCCTTGGGTGTGATATGGGGGAAGTATGGAGAGTTTTACAACAGGAAGAACACCATTATGTTTGACGACATCGGACGAAATTTCCTCATGAACCCACAGAATGGACTGAAGGTAGGCGGCCAACGTCATCATTACTATTTTGACCCTATCCTCTCtctcatcatcattgtcattgttaCATAACATATTTTGCCAGaacttatttttttgtgtgtttgtatattagATCCGCCCCTTCATGAAGGCCCATCTTAACAGGGAGAAGGACAGGGAGCTGTATAAACTAGCTCAATACCTCAAAGAAATCGCCAAGCTTGAGGACTTCACTGGACTCAACCACAAACACTGGGAGAGGTTGGCACACATATGCTAAACAGTCATATGAACAACTgtttgcagcagctgcagcataCATAAGAAATTAATAAGTAAATCAACATAAATTCACTAGAATATGTCTGAAATATGtactgaacatgtgtgtgtttctgtgtgtgtgtgtgtaggtaccTATCCAAGAGGCAGCACCACTGAAGAGGGACTACATCCGCGTCAAGGACTTGGGCTGGATGCCACCATCTCTTAAACcagttctcacacacatacacacaaacttgGATATTACAAGTCCTTCATTTCAAACCTTACTACAAATCCTACACTAATCCTGCAGCTGCCAACACTCAAAAGCTCAGGACTGAGATGGGCTTCCCAACTGATATATTTGCATGCTATCTGTCTCTCCCGGAACTTGatgggcttttttttctccaaatgtgCATTTACTTTGCATTTACGACAGTAACGATGGCAGTGATTGCGTGGTAACCGTAGAGTGTACCCACGTGGGTTAAAAAGCTACTCATAGGTTCAATAAGGTGTTTAAAATACATCTCGAAGTCCACAGTTAAATGATATGTGAAAATACTTGAGATCTTTTTCAGATAGGCACACGTTGCTGTGACTTTCTAGGAAGCTGAGATGTTACGGATGGTATATGCTGAAGTGACTGAGATTCTCTATTGAAAAGCCAATAAGCCAAGTAATAATTGAATGGGAAATTCAACAAGAGGAATGCATATACCCCCAATATAGGCAATATCAAATATGATTTTCAGTCCAACAAGTCTGGTAagtccattttttaaaaattgtggTGAAGAATTAAAGTGAAACACTGGAATGGCAGGACGTGATGAGAGCAATGATCAAAATCCAAGTCCATGAGCATCAGACTGATGCCTGTAACCAACACAATTTGATGTGTCATAAAGAGAGATCAAGCAAATATTTCATCAAAACAATTGACTGCCGTGCACGTTTTGATGGAAAACATCTGCCGTTTGCTGTTACTTGTATGGAGAGGTCAGTGGACACAAGCCAAGGACGTCGTACATGCACATAATGTGCACATAGATGGTCAAAGTTTACAATGGTTAAGTTTGTTTGAGTATTTGcccagaaatgtttttgtgtcctGGCTCTGCTGCACTGCTGGACGCACACACTCGTCCATGTAAGGGATGGGttctattttgtttgttttttcatgaaaatgttattagtgtgttttgtttagTGCTTTTACTGAACTGAACAAAGTGAGGATGAGGGATGATGATGGGACAGAAACTGACAGCACAAAACATGcatttagtgtttgtttttgttttgtttttttgtagcTTCTGGAATTAATGTGTCTGCACTTATTGTCAACACTTATTTGAAGTCATGGATGAAGAAGGGGAAGTGTCAGGGGGAGGATAATCAAACAAGTTCCCCTTTCCCTGGGAACATTAGGggtgtgatttttttcagatGATGTCTGGTTTACAGCTCTCTTGGAcattctctttttcatttcttgagATCTGCCTTTTTATGTTTTCCCCCATCACATCCCAGACATCCTGGCTGTAAATACgacaataaacttttttttttgtacctaaACTGTCTGTAGTGTTCATTCAAAATGAGTAATCACAGAATATTTCATTACAATAAATTACCACCGttattgaaataaatgtgagaaaatgaCAGGAAAGTGCAGTAAATTATCATGTTCatcaatttattattaaaagttaaatatgtttttgaagaGTTACAAAAAGCATAAAGGaatcatataaaaataattggttttacaaaatattttagGTCCCTAGATGCACctagaataaatgaaaaataaatactgtacattcaatCACAAAGCACAGCACCTGTTTGTGTGGTTTGCtctaaaaaatgtatgaaaagtaaaaaaaaaagaaaagaaaagggattTAGAAAAAGTTTTTTGTCTATCCTTTCTTCTTATGGCTGCAGCCCAGGGGAACAGCTAGCAGTGCACGTCCTGTTTGTTCACTCTGGAGATGGGACAGgttgaaatgaaacagtgagGATTTGGATAAATTATAAATGGTAACAAACCcagttaaaaacatttcatgatCAAAGTAATATACTCACGTGCATTGGCTCCAGTGGCTCCATGGCCCTCTGGTGTGCCTGTCCTGAGCTCgcacacagaaaacatactTCTTGGCTTTGACTGTAACCTCATACTTGGTGTCGTCAGTGATGCTATGttgctgaggagagaaaaagcattGTGGTTAAAGTGGAAGTCAGTAACTGAATTTTTACTGCAGCGAAGAGTAACTTGAGTCTGGTATAAATCATGCATGTATTGATTACCATTATGTGCTCATCGCTGTTACAGGAATGTCCGTGGTTGACCAACTTGACCTGGAACTGCAGGCCATAGTAGGTAACGGGGGTCTCCCACGTGTCAGGGTAGCTCCAGCTGAACACTTTCCCCTCACTGATGCGCAGGTGAGAGAGTTTTTCTGGCCTCACTAAAATAgggtgaggagggagaagaaTGAGGGtgaaaaatggagggaaaaggaaATGGGGGGAGGACAAGACAGAAAGGATTAAAGGtggatgaatgaaaatattgtcACATAATCACATAAGTATTATTACATTCCAATAGCTAcctaaaaacaaatcatgacaCGTGTTGCCGAAACCTCTTTTTGACAAGTACTGTACAAACACTTACCAATCTCTCTCAGGTAGAAAACCTTTGTGTAGGACTCGAGGCGAGAGTAGCTGTGTATGTAAACGGTGAGGGAGATGCGTTGTTGTTCCTCTCCGTATGGGCAGCTGGCGTAATCACAGTGAACCCCTGATCCATCAGCGTTCAGCTCACATGGTATCTTTTCCAGATGACTGCAGACAAAGACGGAGTGGTTGGTGCAATACTATCTAAAGCAGGAGAACATTGTAATCTTCGCCTTATAAATGAAATGTTCCATATATATTTCAGCATCGGGGGGCTCCTTTGTGAATGAGATACCAGATACCCTGGCTGGTTGTAGATAATGCTGCTGATCTATACTCCTGATTGAAATAAGGAGGATGAGTTGagtggttttttgttttgcttggtTTTTGTCCTCACCGTTCTGCCTTCACCAGGAGCACAGCAGCGTTGGATCTGGATTGTGTTATTGTCCAGGTGCAGTCGAAGGCACCTTTATAGTTTGATGCGGAACAGTGGATGTGACCTGGGGGAACAGAAACTCTGTTAGAGCTCCAGAGTCCCTCGCTctctttgtgtttaattttcCTGTTAACAATTcatgtctctcttttctctgtttcagagCACTTTCTTTTGAAGATCCCATTatttaaatatcaataaatcattGCGAGACCAATTTTAGGACATTACTATAATTGCTGCGAACACAGCCTGACAGCTGAGGAGAAGATTGCTGGTTTCATATTAGCCTCTTCACTGTATATAGATTTTTGTTCCTTCAAATTAGCCACAAAAAACATTGACTTAAGGCACAAAACCGGAGAGAGGggatgatgttttttcagaaCAATGACTGCTAACGCTTTCGGAGCTTTCACAGGTTGTTCCATTTTGTAAAAGGTGGCAAaaggcctaaaaaaaaaaacttgtataGTTTTGTCaataaagcagaaaagaaaaagctttgaCCTATAAGAAAATCCTTTTGGAGACTAGAAGCAACAGGGTTGGAGTCTTTTTGAGAATCACTATAGCACCAACAATATGATGATGGATGTGAAGCCTGCCCAGTGTGTTTATTCTACAGCAATTATATTAAAGTATCACCACACCATACTGTGCCGTCTTACTTTCTTTGCTGTCTCTCcattttaatgttctttttttccttccctgttCTTGGATTCATGCTGCTgtatcatcatttttttcttctattcaGTTCTCTGGTCCTCCCTATCTCTTTTCGTGTGCCCCACTGTCTGTTATCTTTTGAGTGTTGCCTCCTCTTGGGCCACAGCCCTCCACCTCTGCCTATTTCTGCCCATCTTATCTCCCTCTCACACCATCTTTCTTATCTCAGGCATTCAGCGACATCTATCCCATGTCTGTTCCAGTGAAATACCTTTTGCTAGGTTAGTAACACAACAAATCTTTATCTCTCTCAGTGTGAATGTACCCTCTGTGTAATTTTCCCTCCTGCCTCGCTCTCTGCATCTACCTTATCTTACCTTCTTCGGGGGATTTTTCCTCCAGTATGACTGTCCTGTTATCTGGGTCCAGTTGGACCAGGATCACAGTATGGTTGAGGTACTCTCCATTGGGGCTGAGGTGACAAGTGTAGTTTCCTCCGTTCATCTCTTCCACCAGAACCTTGATCTGGTTCCCCTGCAGAGGTGGGTTAAGCTCCATTCCTGAGACAAGGACATGAGTCAATGAAGCAGCAAAGTCAGTGATTCAAAGTGTCACAAATGTtacttttgaataaaaatacatttgttttttaaagattaatcATATAGTGTGGTATGGTATCATATCATACTTAGCATACTGGCACAGGTACTGTTATAAGCACCAGTTGTAGTAGATCTAGTATCTACAATAATAGTATCAGTTGAATTACCATTTTTCTTCCAAGTCACAGGCTGATTTTGATAAGCTTCTCCACAGGTCAGAGGAACATACACCATGCTGCCCTGACCATAAGGCACCCTCAGGACCAGAACTAGTTGAATCATAGGCaaaacacagatatacacacagtCAGGCTTGAATCAACATTTACTTCATGTGAGGTGAGGAGAAGAATGGCAATGAAGCTGAATAGTCAGCAGAGAGGTGTAGGAGGTGTTACCAACCATTATCCATTAGAGTCTCTATGTTTTCTTGCTGGCTGTCCGTGTTGGCACCGCACAGTGCAGCATACATGACAATGAGGAGCAATGAACTCATCTGGAAGAAGGACTACAAGTTAGTATAGTACAGGGACTAAGACATAacttataattaattaattttggGCACCTACATAAAAAGAAGAAGGTATATTCAGTTAAACCTTGACTGTTCTGCTGaatttattatcatatatgGATGAAGTTCTCCAACGAGCATAAATATGATAACAAATATGGATTTTCACCAGCCAGTTAATTTGTTATCCAACCATAACAAGGGTATTCTTCATGTTGTGTAAAAAGATACAAGTGAAGtcttaatttgaaaattaaCTAAagtcatatgaaaaaaaaacaatattttcccTGAAATGTCGTAGAGTGACAACAGAATAATTTTTGGCTTATCACCCCTTAAAATAAAGTAGACTAAAGTCTATTCATGACCCCCTGTTTCATCTGTATATGTCTAAATGTTTGCGACCAGTTCAACCATGGATTgttgttctttcttt
Coding sequences within:
- the LOC130182714 gene encoding interleukin-12 subunit beta-like; this translates as MSSLLLIVMYAALCGANTDSQQENIETLMDNVLVLRVPYGQGSMVYVPLTCGEAYQNQPVTWKKNGMELNPPLQGNQIKVLVEEMNGGNYTCHLSPNGEYLNHTVILVQLDPDNRTVILEEKSPEEGHIHCSASNYKGAFDCTWTITQSRSNAAVLLVKAERHLEKIPCELNADGSGVHCDYASCPYGEEQQRISLTVYIHSYSRLESYTKVFYLREIVRPEKLSHLRISEGKVFSWSYPDTWETPVTYYGLQFQVKLVNHGHSCNSDEHIMQHSITDDTKYEVTVKAKKYVFCVRAQDRHTRGPWSHWSQCTVNKQDVHC